GCTATTAGCCTTCGTTCGAACGAGCGTAGTACACCGCACCAAGCACGAGAGCCATCATAACGACATCGAGCGAGTGTTCGAACGAATGGTGCATATCGGCGTTCATACTCCCCATCAGATACGTTAGTCCCAAACTCGTCTTCCCGAGAAACGTAGAAAACGCGATCGCGATAAGTAGATACGACATGGTTCGACGCTTCACGTACGCAGCGAAGGATAGCAACGCGACGAGTATCGAGAACACTGTACCTGCACTGAGTGCAATGATAAGCAAGCTATCGGACGGTGAAACCCCGAAATGGAGTGGTAATAGAACGCCCGCGGTGAGTGACGATATTGACAGCATGTGATTGAGCCCCGGAAATCCGATGTGGCCAGTCGGGTATAGTTAATCACAGTAGCCAGATCGACTCACAAGTTGTGGTTCAATCAGCGAACTTGAACGGCGGACCGTGAGATATAGAAGCCACTGCACAAAGATATCGGTACAGTTGAACCGGTGAGTTCTCTCCCCGGGTGGCGATATCACAATGACCGAAACACGAAATCAAATCGCCCGTCAGGTTAATCAGAATCCTGGCATCCATTTCAATGAACTCACCCGGACGCTTGACCTCGCACCAGGACAGGTCCAATACCATATCAGGAAACTCGAACGCTCCAATGAGGTCGTCGAGGAGTCACTGTACGGGCGGACGCATTACTACACCCCGGACTACGGAACCTGGGAACGGGGAGCGTTGGCCGTACTCCGTCGGGAAACTGCACGGGATATCCTCGTCTACCTCATGGCCAACGGCCCGAGTGCACCCAACGTAGTAGCCGACGGGGTGAACATCGCGCGCAGCACTCTTGAGTGGCATCTCAACCACCTCGTCGAACAGGACCTCGTTGAGAAGAAGCGCGATACTCGCAACCACGTAACTCTCGTTATAACCCACTCAGAAGAGACGGCCCGGATGCTTCGCCTCGTGGAGCCGTCGATCGCAGACCGGCTGGTGGACCGGTTCACACGACTGGTTGACGGGCTACTTGCCGGTGATCCAGACACGACCAGGAACGAACCATAAGACAAAGCTAGCACAGTTAGAGAGCCGAACCAAAATCCTGCTTATCATGGGCTCTCGTAGGTTACCCCAATAGAGATGGAACTGGTTCCCGATGTGATCATCACCGCGAATAACGAGGGGGAGTAATCGTATGGGAGAACCACAAACCAGGTCGTACCGTCTACAAGCCATCGCTCGACGTGTCAAGTACCATCAACTGGCCTCGGTTACGCTGGCAGGGACGTACGTACTCATGATTCTCGGTGCGTACACGAGTGCGATCGGGGCTGGCCTGTCCTGTCCCGACTGGCCGATGTGTTATGGGACGGTCGTCCCCTTCCTGCATCCAGAGATCATCGCCAATTCGCCGTATTCGGTACTTCAGATCTTTGCCGAGTGGGGCCACCGTGGGCTCGCAATGATCGTCGGATTGCTAATCATCTCGACGGCGCTCGTTGCCTGGTACACCCGAGAGAATTCCATCGTGAGAGGGTCTGCCGTATTCGCCGCTCTCCTGTTACCGGTGCAGGTCGTGCTGGGAGGGCTGACTGTCACGCAGTCGCTGGAACCGGTCATCGTGACATCGCACTTGGCAACGGCGACGTTGATTCTGGTGGCACTGACTGCGTCGGCTGTCGTGAGTTGGCCGGCTCTCGATGCCAAGATATCAGTCAGTCGATGAGCTGTATTGAGCGGTTCGTATAATCAGAATCAAAACTCTTCCGCTCGATCTACTGGACTGTTCATTTGCTTCGATTTCCGGCTTCAAGCCCTTGGCATAATGTTGTCTACTATGTCATCGACAGAGCAATCGCGACGGGATGTCTTTCGGACTATCGCACAGTTACAGCATGTCGAGTGGCCAGTATACGGGTCGACACCGCTATACGACCGGAGTTCCGTATCCGCTCTCCAATCGGACATTCGAACCGTCGCCAGAGTCTGGTTCGATCACGACGCCCACGAGTCGATAGCGGAGTTCATATGTCAGTATCCGCTGAAATACGTCGATTTTGGGCCGAACGACGAGTATTTCGGCTCTACGCGGTATCAGATGCCGCAGTTGGTGCGGTTGTTCTTGCTTAAAGAGATTCACGGATGGGACCACGAAACGGCACTCTTGACATTCCTCCGACAGCGACCGGCACTCCAACGAGACCTCGGTTTTGAGAGTATTCCGAATCAATCGACGGTATGGCGCAGTTGGCACGAGCGGTTCACTGCCGACCTGCGCGAGGCCGTCCAAACGGCAGCTCGAACGATCCTGATTAAGGCCCAGAATGCGGGTATCGCGATTCCACGAGAACCAGAGCGGAAGCTCAGCTATCGGAACGATAATGAAGACGACTCAGTACCAGATGATCAGACCGTTCTGGAGCGGGCAAAGAAAATCATCGACCACGTCAGTCACATCGTCTTCCCGGCATTCTCGCTGGATCGTGGAGACGGCTGTGAGATTCACGAGAACGCATACTGGGACTTACAAACGTATTTAGGACTTCGCGAGCGGCTGGCTGCGAACGAAGGAGCCCGCAGTTTCATTCATGAGTCAACGCGGGATCGAACACCACTCGGACACGCCCACCGCGGCCACATTCGCGATCTCTCTATCCGGCAGATTCGAGCGATGTACCGGCAGGCGATCCGACGACTCATTGATGAGGTCACAGAGACGGAGGAGTTCTTTCGGGCAGGGATCGTCGCTATCGACATCACCGAGGACGATCCCTTCACGGGCGATAGGACGGACCACGAGGACGAGATAATCGGGACAAAGGAGAAGACCGACGAGTACGCCTACCAGTGGGCCACGGTTCAGCTCGTAGGCAACGCTGTCCCACTTGTGCTCGATACGCGGCCGGTTCGACGAGGTGAGTCACGCGAGGAAATCGTTGAGGACTTGCTGGATTCGGCTGAAGGGCTCGTCCACGTCGATAACGTGCTGATGGACCGGGAGTTCGACAGCCAGCACGTTCTGGAGATGATCGGCCAGCGTGGACTGTCCTACGTCGTCCCGAAGCGGATG
The DNA window shown above is from Halostella litorea and carries:
- a CDS encoding COX15/CtaA family protein; translation: MGEPQTRSYRLQAIARRVKYHQLASVTLAGTYVLMILGAYTSAIGAGLSCPDWPMCYGTVVPFLHPEIIANSPYSVLQIFAEWGHRGLAMIVGLLIISTALVAWYTRENSIVRGSAVFAALLLPVQVVLGGLTVTQSLEPVIVTSHLATATLILVALTASAVVSWPALDAKISVSR
- a CDS encoding DUF7471 family protein; amino-acid sequence: MLSISSLTAGVLLPLHFGVSPSDSLLIIALSAGTVFSILVALLSFAAYVKRRTMSYLLIAIAFSTFLGKTSLGLTYLMGSMNADMHHSFEHSLDVVMMALVLGAVYYARSNEG
- a CDS encoding winged helix-turn-helix transcriptional regulator, which produces MTETRNQIARQVNQNPGIHFNELTRTLDLAPGQVQYHIRKLERSNEVVEESLYGRTHYYTPDYGTWERGALAVLRRETARDILVYLMANGPSAPNVVADGVNIARSTLEWHLNHLVEQDLVEKKRDTRNHVTLVITHSEETARMLRLVEPSIADRLVDRFTRLVDGLLAGDPDTTRNEP
- a CDS encoding transposase produces the protein MSSTEQSRRDVFRTIAQLQHVEWPVYGSTPLYDRSSVSALQSDIRTVARVWFDHDAHESIAEFICQYPLKYVDFGPNDEYFGSTRYQMPQLVRLFLLKEIHGWDHETALLTFLRQRPALQRDLGFESIPNQSTVWRSWHERFTADLREAVQTAARTILIKAQNAGIAIPREPERKLSYRNDNEDDSVPDDQTVLERAKKIIDHVSHIVFPAFSLDRGDGCEIHENAYWDLQTYLGLRERLAANEGARSFIHESTRDRTPLGHAHRGHIRDLSIRQIRAMYRQAIRRLIDEVTETEEFFRAGIVAIDITEDDPFTGDRTDHEDEIIGTKEKTDEYAYQWATVQLVGNAVPLVLDTRPVRRGESREEIVEDLLDSAEGLVHVDNVLMDREFDSQHVLEMIGQRGLSYVVPKRMQASEKAQAKRLLQRGQDRYETDRKLHLGKNEWHETTLIYRRKDDSEYDDHRQYSVFMSNRGGGFLSEYGYRWEIESGYRSIKRFMAATTSTDFGLRFFYFAFACLLYSIWRAVDLLVQVELTGEYERSPMVTADNTLTLLKKETGIG